The sequence below is a genomic window from Brevibacillus agri.
ACAGAAAGTCATTGCCCTCTTAATCATGGTCATTCCGGCTGCGATTGCCATGTACGGGATCAAGCTGATCCGCGACGCCTTTTTTTATTCGACGGCACCCGATGTCAGCTTCCTGTGGGGAAAGCTCATTCTCGGCGTCCTTGCTTTCGCCATTCCCGTCTTGTTTATTGCCGGGTTCATTTTGCACCACGAACGCAAAAAAAATCGGGTACAACCCCGCTTCATGATTCGCGAGGCAGAAGACGACGAGTAGAACAGGCAGGTGAAAATCTGCCTGTTTTTGATTGCGCTCATCTTCCCCACTCGTCCAGCCTTTTGAGCCACGCTTTTTGTTCAATGACCTGCGAAAACGAGACGAACTCGGCCGCGACCTGAAGCGCGACGAAGCCGCACAGGAAGGCGGCTTGCCAAGACAGCGGCGTCGCCGTCGCGTATGTATAGCCAATGGCAAAGCCGAGCGCATTCGCTCCGGTATCCCCGAGCATGATCCGGCCGCCTGCATCGTGCGGAAAAAACAAAACCGTCGCGACGAGAACCGGCAGAAGAAACAGCCAGACCGCAGACGGCTCCCCCGTTGTCCCCCCCGAAACGCTCCCGATGGCAGCCAGCGACACGAGCAGCCAAAACACTTTGATCGCGCGCGCCGGTCTTAAATCAAACAGGTTCAGGATGTTCGGGGAAATCGCCAGCAAGCCGCAAGCGACCAGCCACGGCCAGAAGCCGGCCGAAACGAACAGCGATACGCTGACAGCCGTCAGCCCGCCGCCAATCAGCTTGCCCATCCCGCTCGTCACGCGCCTCTCGCGCAAAAGCGCGCCGAAGTGGCCGCGAAATCCTTTCGTGATCCGGTCACCAGCCTTGTCGTCGATCCAGCCCCAGCACGCCATCGCCGCCATTCCGCAGGCGAGCAGCAAGCCTTGCACCAGCACCTCGCGCGGAGCGCCTGCAAGCGCGAGAAGCAGAAGCTGGACGAGAATCGTCACGGCCATGCTCGCCACAAGCACCAGACCGCCTGCAGTCAGCACTGGCTCGCCGCGATAATTGGGCCGGGTCATGCGCTTTTTGGCGAGAATCTGCGAGCAGAAACTGAGCATGGGACGCTGCAGGACGAGCGGCAACACGAGTGCGCTGAAAAGCGCGAGTATCACGGCGTGTGCAGCCACGGCTTTCCCTCCCACCACTTTGTGCACAGCGTCCGGCCGATGGCGACAAACTCTTTGCCGCGATGAGAGTAGCCTCGCCAGTCGTTGCCCGTTTCCCGGTGAAAAAACCCGACGGGCACTTCCCGGATGCGATAGCCTGCACGCAAGGCATCTACCGTAAGACCTACCTCGATGCCGAAGCCTTTGTCGATTTTCCCCAGCTTTTGCAACAGGTCGCGGCGAATGGCCCGCTGACCGGACAAGGGCGCGCTGGCCTCAAAGCCCGTCAGCCACTTGATCCCTCGATGAGCCAGCCCTTTTGCCAGACCCATTCCCGCTTTTTGCCTCGGGGAAGGCAGAATCGCGATCGCCATATCGCAGGCATCCTCCATCACAGGGGCAAGCAGATGCTCGGCCTCTGCCGCACTCTCGCGCAAATCGCCATCCAGCAGCATGACGACATCGCCGTTTGCCCGTTGCCAGCCGAGTTGGACGGCAGCGCCTTTGCCCCGGTTGCGCGGCACGGTAATGACGAGATCGGCCCACTTTTTGGCGAGAGCAGCCGTCTCGTCCTCGCTGCCGTCGTCGACGACAATCAGCTCATGGCAGAAAAGCCGTTCGCGAATCGCTCGCAGCGTCGCTCCGATCGCGTCGGCTTCGTTGTAGGCAGGAATGATGACGCTAACTTTTTTCACGCGCGACCCTCATTTCTGTCATGGTTTGCTGCACCTTTTCCAGCAAGGCCCATTGCTTGGCCAACGAATCCGGCACCTGCTCCACCAGCAGCCATTTGCCCGTACCCGTCCGCTGCTCCAGCCATGGCGGCGGCTGGCCCGCGACCACAAGCAGCAAGCCGTCCTCCCAAGTCCCGCCCCGTTCATAGGCGACGACGTTGATGCCTACCGAATGCATCAGCCGGGTAATCTCTTTGGCTTCCTTGTCTGTATCCTGCCAGACGTACACTTTTTTCCCTGCGAGATCATTGCCGTAGCGCATCGCCATCATGTGGACGACTTCCTGGTTGCGTTGCTCCACTTCCTGCAGCAGCCGATTGATTTGCTGCTTCAAATCGTGGTTGCTTTTCAGCGCCCGGTCGTATTTGGCCTCCATTTTCGCCAAAATTTCCTGGGCGCCCTCAGAAAACCACGGATGACCCGCCGTTCCTCCCAGCAGGATGCCGACGCCAAGCGCAACGAATACGGCTGCCAACGTAATCAGATGATACCGAAAAGAAATCAT
It includes:
- a CDS encoding DUF2627 domain-containing protein, producing MIVQKVIALLIMVIPAAIAMYGIKLIRDAFFYSTAPDVSFLWGKLILGVLAFAIPVLFIAGFILHHERKKNRVQPRFMIREAEDDE
- a CDS encoding glycosyltransferase family 2 protein, with translation MKKVSVIIPAYNEADAIGATLRAIRERLFCHELIVVDDGSEDETAALAKKWADLVITVPRNRGKGAAVQLGWQRANGDVVMLLDGDLRESAAEAEHLLAPVMEDACDMAIAILPSPRQKAGMGLAKGLAHRGIKWLTGFEASAPLSGQRAIRRDLLQKLGKIDKGFGIEVGLTVDALRAGYRIREVPVGFFHRETGNDWRGYSHRGKEFVAIGRTLCTKWWEGKPWLHTP
- a CDS encoding copper transporter, with the protein product MISFRYHLITLAAVFVALGVGILLGGTAGHPWFSEGAQEILAKMEAKYDRALKSNHDLKQQINRLLQEVEQRNQEVVHMMAMRYGNDLAGKKVYVWQDTDKEAKEITRLMHSVGINVVAYERGGTWEDGLLLVVAGQPPPWLEQRTGTGKWLLVEQVPDSLAKQWALLEKVQQTMTEMRVAREKS
- a CDS encoding UDP-N-acetylmuramyl pentapeptide phosphotransferase; this encodes MAAHAVILALFSALVLPLVLQRPMLSFCSQILAKKRMTRPNYRGEPVLTAGGLVLVASMAVTILVQLLLLALAGAPREVLVQGLLLACGMAAMACWGWIDDKAGDRITKGFRGHFGALLRERRVTSGMGKLIGGGLTAVSVSLFVSAGFWPWLVACGLLAISPNILNLFDLRPARAIKVFWLLVSLAAIGSVSGGTTGEPSAVWLFLLPVLVATVLFFPHDAGGRIMLGDTGANALGFAIGYTYATATPLSWQAAFLCGFVALQVAAEFVSFSQVIEQKAWLKRLDEWGR